The sequence below is a genomic window from Candidatus Nezhaarchaeota archaeon.
CCCCTATCTAGGCCGAGGGAGTCGATGTAGTAGTCAGGGTTCCACAGGGTCCCGGACATTAGAAGGGAGGCCTTGAAGGAGTTTATCACTTGAGAGTGAAGAGAGGCGTCGAGGCACTTTACCCCGAGCCTAGCTACTTCACGCTCAGACTTAGCGTAGCAGGCGTAGGCCTCATTTCTACTAAGCGCCACTTCAAGCCATAGCTGTAGGAAGGCTGCGCACCTAGCCATGTAGGAGGACGGGGGCTTCCCCTCAGCCTCCTTCAACATCCTAACGCGCTCCCCCTCAGCCTCCAAGCTAGAGGCTAGGCCTAAGAGCTCCTCAACACCGGCTAGGCCAGCTCGCTCAGCTAAGCTCTTAGAGGTCTCGACTGGGTCGATGAGTAGCTCCTCCTCAACCCCAACCTCTCGCTCAGCTCTAGCGCCTAGCTCTAGGGCTAGGGCGCGTAGGCACTCAAGGAGGCCCACGGGCTCCTCGTCGGCGCTAAAGCGCCTAGCTTCGTCTAGAGCCCTAGTCATAGACCTCGTCGAGAGCTCGTCGGAGAGCAAGTCTACTACGTAGCGGGGGAGGGAGTGGGCTTCGTCGAAGACCGCGCAGGTAAGAGGAGGCTTAATCCTAGCCCTAGACAGTACGCTAGCTCTAACTGAGGGCAGGAGGGCGTAGTTATAGCTGCCGATAATTACCGTGGCCCGGCTGGCGAGTAGCTTAGTTACTTCATAAGCACAGAGGCCAGAGGCCTCGCAAGCCTCATAGACCTCCTCCGGCGTTGAGGCGCCGCGCCTAGCCAGCCTCTCAGCTAGCGCCACCGCCCTGCCCGTGGGCCTCCACCCCCCTGGACCGCTGCCTCGTAGAACTCACAGCTCCTCCCAGCAGCCCTTTTCTTTAGCTCTGCGCAGAAGCGTAGGAAGTCGTGGTAGCTTAGCTCAGCCAGCCTTTCATCGCCCTTAGCCTTAATACACATCTCCTGCTTATTCCTAAAGATAGCGATCGATAGCTCTACGCCGACTTCCCTAAGCTTCCTAGCTTCACGAGCATAGATGTCGGCCTCGTTCTTAGTCCTCGTCAATACCAAAAGCCTAAGGCCAGGCTGCTTAGAGAGGGCTGCTGCGAAGGCTGAGAGGGCCGATATGGACTTACCTATTCCACAAGGAGCTGAGAGGAGTCCTATTAGCCCTTGGCTAAAGACTTCGTAGGCAAAGAGCGAGGCCTCCCTCTGGTAGGGCCTAAACGAAGGGTACGGAAACGGAAGCCTGACCTCTCTGTTCGTCAGCGCGCCCTCCTCTAACTAACCAAGAGGAGGGGTTGAAGATATAAAACACTGACGCCCTACGTACCGTACGGCTATAGGCCTCGCTAGCCGCGGCCCAACGTTTTTTGTAGCTCTGTACAACACATAAACATAGGTTTTAAATACAGAGAAGAAGAGCTGAGGTGCGTTAATTGCGACTAAGTGAGGTAGGCTTGCTTGGACGCAAAGACTAGCCTAGAGCTACGGGCTCCTCCACAAGTAGGCGCGCTGCTTCTAAACGTGGCGAGGTCGCTGGGCGCCATGCTCTCTCTGAACAGGGCCGTTATCGACAGTTTAAAGAAGATCGCCAAGCTGGCCGATGGGAGAGTAGTGAGGGCTCGCGCTGAGTGCGCCATATATGAGCTAAGCAAGCTCGAGACACTAATTACCGCGGCCCTAAGCGAGCTGGGCTTCGGCAACCTAAAGATCAAAGGGGAGGATGAGGCAGCGCTGCTAGGAGAAGTCTACACCAACCTGGTCATAAGGCTCAACCTAGTGTTAGATAGGCTCGCCCGCCGGGTCACGAAGAAGGCGCTAATCGACTTAACTAACGTAGCTGAGAGCCTGCTAAAGCTACAGGCAGCTTACTTAGTAGCCTTCGCTAGAGTGGTTAAGGACTACTCGAGGAAGGCTACGGCATACTTACTGCTTAAGGAGTGTTCTGATGAGCTGCTCAGCCTAGCCTTCAAGATGAAGTTGATGAGGAGAGTCGTAAGGCTTATGCGCACACCATCTTAACCGCGCAGCACGGCTCAGCGATGCGTACAAAATTAAGCAGCTGAGGGGGCCCGCGCGAAGATTCTATGAGTACGTTTAAGCAGGGCTGCTGACGACACGGCGTGGCTAAGAAGCGTAACGACCGCGAGGCTTGGCCATAGTGGAGCCTCGAGCGAGACGAGGACAGGCGGGCTCGACGGGCTTGAAGGCTGTAGTTAGTGTAGGTAAGGTTGAAGCAGAGGAGGCCTTAGTGAGGACGCTAGGGACTTAATGAGCACGGCTCAGCGGAAACGAAAATTACTACGCTGCTAATTCTACTCTTTGGGTGTGGGGTTGACCGAAGAGGTTGAGGTAAGGAAGGCTGCGTGCTTCTTCTGTCATAACAACTGCGGGGTACTCGTCTATGTTAAGGAGGGGAGGGTGGAAAGGGTCGTTGGAAACCCAGACTATCCCACGAATCGGGGGTATACTTGTGAGAGGCCTAGGTTTGCCATTAATTGGCTTTATCATCCGGATCAACTTAAACATCCTCTGGAGAGGGTGGGTGAAAGGGGTGAGGGTAGGTGGAGGCGTATATCTTGGAATAAAGCGCTAGATGAGGTAGCTGAAAAGCTAAGAGGTCTCATAGGCGAATATGGGCCGGAGTGCCTCGCCTTTTGTGAAGGAACTTATAGATCGGATGCGAACTGGGCAAGGGCAAGATTCGCGAACCTGCTAGGGAATCCGCAAAACGTAGTAGGACCTAGCACTATTTGCTATGCTAATGCATACGCAATAGACTTAGCCATGTTTGGATGCGCTATCTTCCCACGCGCTGATATAAGGCGCTCTAACTGCATAGTAGTGTGGGGCTCTAACCCACCAGAGTCAGAGGCTGGAGGTCTTCAATGGAGGAGAGTTAGAGAGGCGCTTAGGAGGAGGCCTAGGCCCAAGGTCATCGTTGTTGATCCTAGGTTTACTGAGGCTGCTAGAAACGCTGACATCTGGCTTCAGATAAGACCTGGCACCGATACGGCGTTACTGCTTAGCTGGATAAACGTAATAATTGAAGAGAAGCTTTACGATAAGGAGTTCGTGGAGAAATGGTGCTACGGATTCGACAAGTTAGCTGAACGTGTTAAAGAGTATCCTCCAGAGAAAGTGGAGGAGATAACGTGGGTACCAGCCGAGAAGATTAGAGAGTCGGCAATTATGTACGCGACGAATAAGCCAGCCTCATTTACATTTGGCGTTTCCCTAGATCAGATAGGGCTAAACTCAACACGCGCAAGACAATGTCAAGCCATACTGACGGCAATAACAGGCAACGTTGACGTAGAGGGCGGGCACACGCTTTACGAAATTGGCCCTATAGGGCCGGGTGGAATGTTCATTAGGGACTCAATGCTTGAGCTCGCTGAAAAATGCCCACCTGAGCAGAGGAAGAGGCACCTCGGGGTAGAGTTCAAGCTTATGTCGTGGCCTGGATGGGAGTTAATAAATCAATCCATTGAAAAGGTGTGGAGGGTTCCGGAGCACCTATTTATACATACTCCTGCCCCCTCCTATGGCGCGCTATCCTCACCGGTAAGCCCTACCCTATCAAGGCCCTAATCACTTGGCATAGCAACCCTTTGAGCTGGGCCGCTAACACTAAGCTAGTCTATAAAGCCTTGAAAAGCCTGAACCTTGAGCTACACGTAGTCTTAGACTACTGGATGACACCGACGGCTGAATTAGCTGACTACGTATTGCCGGCGGCGAGCTGGTTGGAGAGGCCCCTATGTACCTTAAGGAGGATAAGTTGTGAGAGATTGTGCCGTCCCTTAACTAAGACATCACAAACTCCAGGAGCAATGGGAGCTCGGAGCCAAATCCTTCAAGATGTGAGCCTGAAGCCGCACTTCGTAACAATGCCTATACTCCGATTAATAGCGAGCGTGATTGCGACCATTTTAATGACGAAGGCGAGCAACGACCAATATTCGAACCTTATACATTCCGCAAAGTAACGCTTCTAAATATCGAAATACAAGTAGAACTCGTACGGATGCGGCCTTGAATATACTTCACCGCACTCCTTTAACGCGTTCTCGATTATCTTGTCTATTACGTCCTGGCTGAATATAGGCTTGAGGAAATCGTAGTCGCTCTCTAGGCACTCCACTGCTTCCTTTAGGCTTCCTGGGAGCTGCTCTATTCCTAGCTCGCGGCGCTGCTTAGGCGTTAGCCTATACACGTTTTCGTCGATCGGGTCGCCTATCTCCCTCTTCTTCTTAATCCCGTCTAGGCCGGCGGCGAGTATGGCCGCGAAGCATAGGTAGGGGTTGCATGAGGGGTCGGGGGGCCTAAACTCGATCCTCTTCTCAGACTCTGTCCCAGCTCCTCTATGATACGCTGGGACCCTTAAGCAAGCGGAGCGGTTGCTCCGGCCCCAGGTGATGTATACGGGCGCTTCGTAGCCAGGGACGAGCCTCTTGTAGCTGTTCGTGGTGGGCGCCACTATAGCTGATAGGGCCTTAGCGTGCTCCAGCAGGC
It includes:
- a CDS encoding molybdopterin-dependent oxidoreductase — protein: MTEEVEVRKAACFFCHNNCGVLVYVKEGRVERVVGNPDYPTNRGYTCERPRFAINWLYHPDQLKHPLERVGERGEGRWRRISWNKALDEVAEKLRGLIGEYGPECLAFCEGTYRSDANWARARFANLLGNPQNVVGPSTICYANAYAIDLAMFGCAIFPRADIRRSNCIVVWGSNPPESEAGGLQWRRVREALRRRPRPKVIVVDPRFTEAARNADIWLQIRPGTDTALLLSWINVIIEEKLYDKEFVEKWCYGFDKLAERVKEYPPEKVEEITWVPAEKIRESAIMYATNKPASFTFGVSLDQIGLNSTRARQCQAILTAITGNVDVEGGHTLYEIGPIGPGGMFIRDSMLELAEKCPPEQRKRHLGVEFKLMSWPGWELINQSIEKVWRVPEHLFIHTPAPSYGALSSPVSPTLSRP